TCGGAGCCAAAGCAGATTTAATGGTAACCTCAAATAAAGGAAAGAATAAAGTCAAATACGGTCGTGATTTTGATGAGCGAGATCGGAATAAAGATGTGATCATTTTAAATCATGATGTTTTTGAAACTAGTTTAAAAATGGATGATCCAGGAGAATTGATTGGAAAAGCAGTTTCGATCAACGGCTACATGTACAAAGTTATTGGGATCAGAGAACCTTTCAATTACGAAGAAATGGGGAATTCTGAAGCAATGTCCTTAGACTGGAACACGGTCTATAGTAGTTTTGTATCTAGAAATTCATATAATAAATTAGCTGTATCAAAAGCAATTAGCGGCATCAATTTCAAATTAAAAGAAGATGCTGACAAGCAAAAAGTGCTAGGACAAGCAATTGGTATTATGAATGAAAATCATCAAGGACTTAAAGGGATTTTCAAAGAAAATGATCAAGATCAAAAAAATCAAAAACAAATGGAAGATGCAATTGGTGGTATCACAATGTTTTTGATGGCTGTCACAGCAATTTCCCTTTTAGTAGGTGGAATCGGTGTTATGAATATCATGTATGTTTCGGTAACCGAGCGTAAACGAGAAATTGGTATTCGCAGAGCAATTGGTGCCAAACCTAGAATGATTTTGATGCAATTTTTATTGGAAGCTGCATTTATTACATTGTTAGGAGGCATAGTGGGTGTCGGCTTGGGTTATCTGTTATCTAGAGCGCTCGGAGGCTTTGTAGATATTGTACCAGTTATGACACCATCGATTTTTGTTATCTCGACTTCTGTATCCATTATGACAGGTGTTGTCTTTGGGATTATTCCGGCAATTAGTGCCTCCAGAATGGATCCGATTAAAGCGATTTATAATTAGTTCAATAAAATGAGTAAAAAAGATGTTTGGGCCAATAATTCAGCATCTTTTTTGCTTTCAGCCTGATAATTGTCAGCTAAGCTTTTGTTCTAATTTTGTTTATGGAACACGCGTAAATAATAGGAATGGTACAATAAAAGATTTAAAATTGGTATATGTAAAAAAAGGTGTATTTCTTAGCAATTTTTACGAAGCATTCTGTTTTGAAAGAGCATTTACTTGCTGAATTTGTAAGAGGTGTTTAGAATAAATAGAGGAAGTCATTCGGAAGGGGAAGACGAATGGAAGAGTTTAAATTATCAGAAAATGTATATATAAAAACGATTGCGATTCGTGTGAAAGATGTAGAAAAAATGGTCAACTTTTACAAGAATGTGTTGGGTTTTGTTTTAAAACTAGAAGAAAATAATTTGTCGATTTTTGGCTCACAGGAAAAAAATAGTCGTTTATTGATACTTGAAGAGTCAGAAACGAATGATGTACAAATGGAAGCCCAGAATCAGCTTATTCGTTTTTCTTTGTTCATTCCAACAGAAGAAGAATTTAGTAGCCTTTTAAGAAGGATAACAACACATCATTACCCTATCAGTAACTCTGAGCAAAAAGGAAGGCGTAGGAGTGTTTTTTTAGAAGATCCTGAAGGGAATGAGTTAGAGATTAGTTACCAATATAAAGGCAGATGTGAACAACACGACGGTTCATTTGATATACAAACACTGATCAAACAAAGCAACGTGTTATACTCAAACCTGTCGAAGGATGTTCGTTTTGATCGAATGTTGTTACGGGTGACAGACAAAAAAGGACATCACTATTTTTATCAAAAAATAATAGGGATAACTGAAGGAACAAACGATGAATTAATGATGAATAATGGTTTATTTTCAGTTTATTTAGAAGAGTTTCCTGAAAAGAGTACGGAACAAGTGCAAAAAAGAGAGTTACAAGGAGTCGATTTTTTGTTCTCACCCTAGAGTGTGAAGAAGAAATGAGAAAATTAAAAGAGCATTTAGAAGCAAAAAAGCAAGATTTTTTTGTTGATAAAAAATTAACGATTTT
The DNA window shown above is from Enterococcus sp. 4G2_DIV0659 and carries:
- a CDS encoding ABC transporter permease; the protein is MITNLLISTLLSLRAHKLRVFLTMIGIIIGITSVVTISTLGEGMKKQVTSASSAMNANVLKLHYTMQGENASGNMTFEEPDFAFSKIDMKKVRDIEGVAEIYPQYGDSSMGDNLNISLDYFGAKADLMVTSNKGKNKVKYGRDFDERDRNKDVIILNHDVFETSLKMDDPGELIGKAVSINGYMYKVIGIREPFNYEEMGNSEAMSLDWNTVYSSFVSRNSYNKLAVSKAISGINFKLKEDADKQKVLGQAIGIMNENHQGLKGIFKENDQDQKNQKQMEDAIGGITMFLMAVTAISLLVGGIGVMNIMYVSVTERKREIGIRRAIGAKPRMILMQFLLEAAFITLLGGIVGVGLGYLLSRALGGFVDIVPVMTPSIFVISTSVSIMTGVVFGIIPAISASRMDPIKAIYN
- a CDS encoding VOC family protein, with amino-acid sequence MEEFKLSENVYIKTIAIRVKDVEKMVNFYKNVLGFVLKLEENNLSIFGSQEKNSRLLILEESETNDVQMEAQNQLIRFSLFIPTEEEFSSLLRRITTHHYPISNSEQKGRRRSVFLEDPEGNELEISYQYKGRCEQHDGSFDIQTLIKQSNVLYSNLSKDVRFDRMLLRVTDKKGHHYFYQKIIGITEGTNDELMMNNGLFSVYLEEFPEKSTEQVQKRELQGVDFLFSP
- a CDS encoding CppA C-terminal domain-containing protein; this encodes MRKLKEHLEAKKQDFFVDKKLTILTIYDPSGIEWWFVRD